Proteins encoded in a region of the Candidatus Deferrimicrobium sp. genome:
- a CDS encoding diacylglycerol/lipid kinase family protein, producing the protein FSPREVVARIKAILRRTRPAMGEPGQAPLTRGGWDRKAMDRYVRIAATLRMIDVIYNPVAGPKVVNRIDQVRSYLSARGLPFRIQETSAPGDAVVLAREASLEGADTVVAVGGDGTMNEVADGVAGSATRLALVPHGTGNVFAREFSLPESVEGCLDLLSSGKTISVRMAKANERRFVLLASAGFDAEVVERMHHRQKNLLGIAAYVLAGARHLLRSQPTLWLEFPGRERVEAQSVIVARGRKYGGNVTIAPGGDISGDTFQVVALLRKGRWSIAKFALDALRGKHTVSRHVLIRESPTLFVRCAIPSACQVDGEYLGPLPVRFTVTDALLRVVVPVDFPFPPA; encoded by the coding sequence TTCAGCCCAAGGGAGGTCGTGGCCCGGATCAAGGCGATCCTGCGCCGCACCCGTCCCGCCATGGGCGAGCCCGGGCAGGCCCCCTTGACCCGCGGGGGGTGGGACCGGAAGGCGATGGACCGCTACGTCCGGATCGCGGCCACGCTTCGAATGATCGACGTGATCTACAATCCTGTCGCCGGCCCCAAGGTCGTGAACCGGATCGACCAGGTCCGCTCGTACCTGTCGGCGCGCGGTCTCCCCTTCCGGATCCAGGAGACGTCCGCCCCCGGCGATGCCGTGGTGCTGGCGCGCGAGGCGTCGCTCGAAGGGGCCGACACCGTGGTCGCCGTCGGCGGGGACGGCACGATGAACGAGGTCGCGGACGGGGTGGCGGGAAGCGCCACCCGCCTGGCCCTCGTCCCCCATGGCACCGGGAACGTCTTCGCCCGCGAGTTTTCCCTCCCGGAATCGGTGGAGGGGTGCCTCGACCTGCTCTCCTCCGGAAAGACGATCTCCGTCCGGATGGCGAAGGCGAACGAGCGGCGCTTCGTCCTGCTGGCCTCCGCGGGCTTCGACGCCGAAGTTGTGGAACGGATGCATCACCGCCAGAAAAACCTCCTCGGCATCGCCGCCTACGTCCTGGCCGGCGCGCGGCACCTCCTCCGCTCCCAGCCGACCCTCTGGCTCGAGTTCCCCGGCCGCGAGCGGGTCGAGGCGCAGTCCGTCATCGTCGCGCGGGGGAGGAAGTACGGCGGAAACGTGACGATCGCGCCGGGAGGCGACATCTCCGGGGATACGTTCCAGGTGGTCGCCCTCCTTCGGAAAGGGCGCTGGTCGATCGCGAAGTTCGCCCTCGACGCCCTCCGGGGGAAGCACACCGTCTCCCGCCACGTCCTGATCCGGGAGAGCCCCACCCTCTTCGTCCGCTGCGCCATCCCGTCCGCCTGCCAGGTCGACGGGGAGTACCTCGGGCCGCTTCCGGTCCGGTTCACGGTGACCGACGCCCTCCTGCGGGTCGTCGTCCCGGTGGACTTCCCCTTCCCCCCGGCTTGA